Proteins from a single region of Syngnathus typhle isolate RoL2023-S1 ecotype Sweden linkage group LG10, RoL_Styp_1.0, whole genome shotgun sequence:
- the LOC133160541 gene encoding olfactory receptor 1P1-like has protein sequence MKQGNDMGNMAFSYQCNIGPRQEGQSGIEEGKATKGRSRTPPGRVGQSQDAPTHPDRPTTIFLFASRQTSTSGQDASRLCHSSRDVSRVTMEGNGTLRLSLDGFIGLDTYKWVYFLFLLAMYILILCSNSTIICLVWIHRNLHEPMYVCIACLSLNSLFLSTTIYPKLFVDVLSNHQSISLSFCLVQFFFFYTLGMSDIALLLVMSYDRYVSICRPLRYASVMGARRVSVCLALAWFLPACPLMATISMQSKQKICSLTSGGIFCNGAMLKIYCMIPMSVLGWTFFGISTVVLLPVLLILFTYVKIFIVCYHSLAWKKAVDTCLPHLIVLIATVALVLCDAVIALLGSVLPKSVQLITTLQTVVYAPLLNPILYGLKLKEIRKHIEKLFRSNHVGAMANQVE, from the coding sequence ATGAAGCAAGGTAACGACATGGGAAATATGGCTTTTTCATATCAGTGTAACATTGGGCCACGACAAGAAGGTCAAAGTGGGATTGAGGAAGGGAAGGCCACAAAGGGAAGGAGCAGAACGCCTCCTGGACGAGTCGGCCAATCGCAGGACGCCCCCACCcaccccgaccgaccgacgacAATCTTCTTATTTGCGTCTCGGCAGACAAGTACAAGTGGGCAGGATGCGAGTCGTCTCTGTCACTCGTCTCGTGATGTGTCTCGCGTCACGATGGAAGGGAACGGCACGCTGAGGCTGAGTCTCGATGGCTTCATAGGCCTGGACACATACAAATGGGTTTATTTTCTGTTCTTGTTGGCAATGTATATTCTCATCCTCTGCTCTAACAGCACCATTATTTGTCTGGTCTGGATTCACAGGAACCTTCATGAGCCTATGTATGTTTGCATTGCATGTTTGTCCCTCAACTCGCTTTTTCTCAGCACTACCATCTATCCCAAACTCTTTGTGGACGTCTTGTCGAACCATCAGAGCATTTCTTTGTCCTTTTGTCtggttcagtttttttttttttacactttaggTATGTCTGACATCGCGTTGTTGTTGGTCATGTCTTATGACAGATACGTGTCCATCTGCAGGCCTCTTCGGTACGCCTCGGTCATGGGCGCAAGAAGGGTCAGCGTTTGCTTGGCTTTGGCCTGGTTTCTGCCAGCCTGTCCGCTGATGGCGACAATTTCTATGCAGTCCAAACAAAAAATCTGCAGCTTGACTTCGGGTGGAATTTTTTGCAACGGTGCAATGTTGAAGATTTACTGTATGATACCAATGTCAGTGCTGGGGTGGACTTTTTTCGGCATCTCAACTGTGGTGCTCCTTCCCGTGTTGCTCATCCTCTTCACATACGTCAAGATATTCATAGTTTGCTATCATAGTCTAGCCTGGAAAAAAGCCGTGGATACGTGTTTACCGCATCTGATTGTTTTAATCGCAACTGTGGCTTTGGTCCTATGCGACGCCGTCATCGCGCTACTGGGGTCAGTACTTCCCAAAAGTGTGCAACTGATTACGACTCTACAAACAGTGGTGTACGCTCCTCTGCTCAATCCAATCTTATACGGCTTGAAGCTGAAAGAAATCCGCAAGCACATCGAGAAACTCTTTCGTTCCAATCATGTTGGAGCTATGGCAAATCAGGTGGAATGA
- the LOC133160544 gene encoding sialic acid-binding Ig-like lectin 16 — protein MRTTFSIALTHPENFCYCTKRVKIEVVRGRTATRRRTTAEHTHTERGKEQNFKLAQQSGFRMFFLTWAPLFFHVSDYTAAVASHSDDFCEKGFCISLSKSQIVSEVGLCVVIPCSFSSAFTPHSLVWFKCPRTKSRCSDTEIIFHSKNRGKIQERFRDRVGMLEPDARRGNCSIVVNDLTFSDSGSYQLRVNGLVSSKPDGFTFTRRPLGALRKPTVLLPKMTAGQAATLTCVAPGLCSTAFIPTIHWAWSGATDNDTRPAVTDLDLGMAAQRYYSTLTFNVTAEHHGRGVTCAVSFWRVNVTTEMTVTLNVSYAKLPSILGQTTLKRGDTLSLLCNADSFPPSSITWNVTNVPLGSQLKPSLASASLVIPNVTAAHSGRYECVATNRTVHVDVMVTWFAGIVNGSGCWLQGQLLTCVCISGGVPPPAITWPSLANRTVCGAVTAVSADSVTSNVTLIGDHLNISAVECVSVHKDGEDRKILKLQITLEQEDQGMKKLVSMLRLDVLIAFFSGAFVSALLCWLARTCCSKAKKSPGRLDLEPLASQELDSFNS, from the exons ATGAGAACGACTTTTAGTATTGCGTTGACACATCCTGAAAACTTTTGCTATTGCACAAAGAGGGTAAAAATAGAAGTTGTGAGGGGAAGAACTGCTACAAGGAGACGGACGACAGCTGAACACACGCATACCGAGCGAG GAAAAGAGCAGAACTTCAAGTTGGCGCAACAGTCTGGCTTTAGGATGTTCTTTCTCACCTGGGCTCCTTTGTTCTTCCATGTGAGCGACTACACAGCAG CAGTCGCCTCACACAGCGACGACTTCTGCGAGAAGGGCTTTTGCATCAGCCTCAGCAAAAGCCAAATTGTGTCCGAGGTGGGACTCTGCGTGGTCATCCCGTGCTCCTTCTCCTCCGCCTTCACGCCTCACAGCTTGGTGTGGTTCAAGTGCCCCCGAACCAAAAGCAGATGCAGCGACACGGAGATCATCTTCCACTCCAAGAACCGCGGCAAAATTCAAGAGCGCTTCCGGGATCGAGTTGGAATGTTGGAGCCCGACGCGCGTCGCGGGAACTGCAGCATCGTGGTCAACGACCTCACATTCTCCGACTCCGGATCCTATCAGCTGAGAGTCAACGGTTTGGTGTCGTCCAAGCCGGACGGATTTACCTTCACGCGAcgccccttggggg CTCTCAGGAAACCCACTGTGCTGCTCCCCAAGATGACTGCTGGTCAAGCAGCGACGCTCACCTGCGTGGCCCCGGGCCTCTGCTCCACCGCCTTCATCCCCACCATCCATTGGGCGTGGAGCGGAGCCACGGACAACGACACTCGCCCCGCCGTCACCGACCTGGATTTGGGGATGGCTGCTCAGAGATACTATTCAACTTTGACCTTTAACGTCACCGCCGAACACCACGGCCGCGGCGTCACTTGCGCAGTCTCCTTCTGGAGAGTCAACGTGACCACGGAGATGACGGTGACGCTGAATGTTAGCT ATGCCAAGCTTCCATCCATTTTGGGGCAGACGACATTGAAGAGAGGTGACACCCTGAGTCTTTTGTGCAACGCTGACAGTTTCCCGCCCTCTTCCATTACGTGGAACGTGACAAATGTGCCGCTCGGATCACAGCTGAAGCCAAGCTTAGCTAGCGCCTCTCTCGTTATCCCCAACGTAACGGCGGCCCACTCCGGACGCTACGAGTGCGTAGCGACAAACCGTACGGTGCACGTGGATGTGATGGTGACAT GGTTCGCAGGGATCGTCAACGGGTCTGGTTGTTGGCTCCAGGGTCAGCTGTTGACCTGCGTGTGCATCAGCGGCGGGGTCCCGCCACCTGCCATCACATGGCCGTCGCTGGCCAACAGGACGGTCTGCGGCGCCGTTACCGCCGTTTCCGCCGACAGCGTCACCAGCAACGTCACGCTAATTGGCGACCATCTCAACATCTCTGCCGTGGAGTGTGTGAGCGTGCATAAAGATGGCGAGGACAGGAAAATACTCAAGCTTCAAATAACATTGGAACAAGAGG ACCAAGGGATGAAAAAGTTGGTATCCATGCTTCGTCTGGACGTCTTGATTGCATTTTTCAGCGGTGCGTTCGTGTCTGCTTTGTTGTGCTGGCTGGCCAGGACCTGCTGCAG TAAAGCAAAGAAAAGCCCCGGGCGTTTGGATCTGGAGCCGTTGGCCTCGCAAGAACTCGATTCATTCAACAGCTAA